The window ctaataaaaaaaaaataagtcaaGTTCGATATATCAAGCTTTTGGAGCTTGGCAAAGTCAATAAATAACTTTTTATAGTTTATAAACATGAATTGGATATTGAGGATGGATGAAGAAAAAGGGTtatcatataaaaatattttcaattaAGGTCCCTTATATAAGCATCTTTAACATCTAGTTGGTATACATGCTAGTCTTAAATAAAAATCAAACTTAGGATAAGTCAAATTATCATCAATTGAATAACTGGACTAAAAGCCTTTATGAATCAATACTTGGTTATTATGAAACCCTTTGACCATTAGATATACTTTGTATCTAACAATAGATCTATTTGGATTTTACTTAATTCATAAGATTCACTTATACCTGATGGTACAAAGGTTTATGTGGTATTAGGAAAAGGACATCATATTCCTCATTTATAACTTTACGCTAGTGTAGAGATATTTGGACTTGGGTGATAATTATGGGTTCAGTAGGCTTAGGTGAAGAGTTGTGGTCGCATGAAGTTTTAAAAATTTGATGTAATTTGAAGATATCATTTTTGAAGTGTATTATCATGTGATGTCTAGGTTGAGTGCTATTATTGGTTGTGTTGAAAGTACAAGAATCGGTGAAGAGTTAGTAACACGTACTAGATCAGGTTGATGCACTTCGATATTACGTGACTGATGAGAAGACAAAAACAACATTTATGGTGCTGTGAGCATTGTTTTATTATGTATTACAAAGTCAATTAGTGGAAAGATAGATAAAAGAAGTTGTAGAGGAGGTAAGGAGTTGTGAAACTAGAGTAATAAGAGAGTATATGTCATGAAAAAAACTACTAATTGATGTGGTGAGAGGTGTACTTATATAAACCCGGATGATTGTTGTAATTGTTCAAATGTTAAAGGAGTAAGATTTCGGAAGGAAAATATATTcgtaaaaataatatgatatgatACAAAGACCCTTCAAATTTCGGGATCATAATACAAAAAAACATTATGTTTAAGGGGAtacataatgaaaatacaaagctTTGGATCTTAATTTTAACTTATTGAAATATTGGGGGTATAGCCACAGATAACATAAATAACTAAATACTTTTAAGTTTTTAAAGGTTTGAAgttttatgaaatagttttttaAATGATAATTGAAATTATAGAATTGGGGTGAGCTtacgattaatgaggtagactGTGGTTTAAAATATTACTAACCAAAGGGTTAGTAACATAGAGACTTAGTGTAAGAGGGTGAGATCGGTTTCAACTACCTTTCTAAAATGAGTAAAGAGTGTGATgactttaaatttatttttaagagaatataatcatatatatttagtaatatattaaaatgatataaaatctaaaattatcaaagGAAGTTGTTAGGATAGTACCTCAACATCAATGTGAATAATTTTAAGTGGTTTTGAGTATGATATGGAAGATGTTCTAAAAGGTAGTCTATGATATGAAAGACAAAATTAAGGTCCCCATTAATGTGAGTTGCGTACATAACATGTAAAAGTATTTTGTGTATCAATTAAGTACTATGATCTATGGAAAGAAAATGGTTATCTTTGCACTACAATGATTTATGCTTTATGTgacattatttatatttatatttataatataaatatatatttaattttaaaaagtatTATTAGGGTGACATGATTTGAAATGTATATGAAACAAATATTTCTGTAAGCTGTATAAGCATGATGTGAGTATTTTATATTAATAACTCATGATTTTGAAGTGTATGTAACGTTGAAGTTTTTGTGTAAGCATAAGGAAAGTATttgaaatttatatatattttaaaaacatgttttgaatgcataaaaaaattacatatttttaaaGAAAGTAATCATCTATGATAAGTTTTACTTAACATGtgagtctttttttttcttgacagGTAATGTTAGTCTTcagtttttatatattttttgggcAATGTCTCAATCAAACAATCAACATTACGATCTTTTGACCAAGTTTGTGATTTTTGACGTGTTATCTATCTACCTAAACATTGCATGTCGTCTGTCTTGATCTGCTCACAGGATAATTCTTTTGATTCTTCCACAAGATATAATTAGTTGCCACAATCATTGATTTGATAAAGTTGGATGGCTCCGACACTTTGTCGGTGTCTCTTGTGCTAATGTGTATTCACATCCAAAATTAGATGCTTTCTAATGagataaatatgatttaaaaaGAGGGATTATGCAGGTAAAATCTTACGATCTTAATTTCATATTAGTTTTGGAAATATTGGTATGAGTGAGATAACGAAAGATGAAGATtttacataaaatcatcaaattataCATGCTACATTTAGCTCATCGAATATCACTTATTTAATGGTCAATTTAAGAAGCTACATATACCATCATAATAAGATCATTTTGGTCTCAGAAGCAATTCGGCCAATTCCACACACATTATTATGTGGAACAGGAAGAAACAACAACCACGACAATTCCTGCACTACAATTAATTCAACGTCACAGTCAAAGCACGTATCAATTTTGACCAACATGTCATCTGGACAAGAAGCAATTTCTTGTCCaaattgtgtgtatatgtgtatatagcaAGTACGAGCCATGTGGGGAATCACAACCTTAAGCTCGTTGCCGATGGCGAAGAAGACGACCACCttcctcctcctcaacttgttcaTGGCTGCTCTCTCCACGCTAACGACAGCGGCAGTTTCACCTGCGGTCTTTGTGTTCGGAGACTCCACCGTCGACGTCGGGAACAACAACTTCTTGCCCAGCGATGCACCGAAGGTCAACTTCCCTCCCTGGGGAATCGATTTCCCTGGAAGAACTCCCACCGGGAGGTTCAGCAATGGCTTCATTTACTCCGATTATATCGGTATGCATTCAGTTCTAATGTCGACGCTGCAGTGTTTTACTCCTCTTATTCTAACTTGTTTGCTTCGCGCTGCTTAAAGCCAAAGCAGTAGGCTTAGAGGAGTAAACTTCGCATCTGGCGGGGCAGGGATTCTCTATTCCTCAGTTAAGTCTTCGGTGATGAGATTGATACGGTGTCGTGGACTACAGTCAGTGACTATATTTGATGACCTGATGGTGGAAGGACGCAGATGTGATCGCCATGGCGACACAGATTGAAGACTTCGAGCAGGTTGCGGCGAACCTAACGGAAAGATTAGGGAAGAAGTCTGCTGCTGTCTTCCTCGATAAGTCTCTCTTTTACTTGAGCGTTGGGAGCAATGACGTCTTCACGCTGTATTCTCTTCTCAATCCTGGGAACAGCACTCAGAAGGATGAAGCCGTCGTTCCTGTAATCAGCAAGTTCAAGCATCAATTAGaggtatcctctctctctctctctctctctctgttatttATCCTATATGTTACAAGAAAGTAAAGAGGTCTCAAGACGACTAATTTTTTTCTGAGGAAAACACTAAATTGCAAGTCATCACCTTCCTTTTGCAACATTAAGATAATAAAAGGCTGACTGAAGTTAAAATTATGGTAGAGGCTATATGATCTTGGAGCACGAAAGTTTGCAGTCCTGGGAACTGGATTGTTTGGGTGTGTTCCAATCTTCAGAGTAGCGGTTCCTTCATATGGGTGCTATGACGATCTAAATGATTTTTCTCTACACTGCAAGACTGCCACAAAGGCCATCCTGGAGGAGATCAGCATGTCATTGAAGGGATTCGAGCACTCGTTTGCAGATTCATATGAAATGGTCACTAAAATCTTCTATCATCCCCAAGAATTTGGTGAGCACGATAGACAAAATCGACACTTAAACCAGTCATCTTTCTCTGCAAGCAATTGACCTGGTGATGCTGCTGCCATCTGCAGGGTTTACGGAGCTCAAAGCTGCGTGCTGTGGAGGTGGGAGATTGAACGCGGAGTCTGATTGCCTGCGGAACTCCACATACTGCAGCAACCGTGACCAATACGCCTTCTGGGACTTGAGTCATCCTTCCCAGGCTTTGTCCAAAACGATCGCCCAGCTGTCACTTTACGGGCCGCCATTGTTCGCCAACCCCGTCAACATTCATCACCTGGTGAAGAGTTAGAACCACTGGAGTGGAGTGTTTTCTGCAGCATCTTTGAACAACTTGGTCTGAGAATAAACTCGCCTTCTTCTTTTGTGTGACGCACTTGTAATGAGGAGGGAAGGTGTTTGATGAATAAGATCTTTATGGCGGTTCTTCTTCTATTGTGAAACGCACTTGTACTCGAGGCTGAGAAGTGTCGGATGAATAAGATCTTTATGACGGAAAACATACATAACTGGATTCAATCTTCTCCCATAGTGTGTTTGAGGTCCATCTCGGAGCTCAAAAGTCTGCAGTTCATCGCTTCTTGCCGTGGTGGGCACTTCACAACATAGGGAGTCGGGAAACTTTTCATCTCTCTGCATGCATTTCTCCTTCCAAAAATTGTGTCAATTTTGTAGGTTCATTTGATTGTCGGATCTTTGATCGTTGCTTGTTTCCACTTGTCT of the Musa acuminata AAA Group cultivar baxijiao chromosome BXJ3-2, Cavendish_Baxijiao_AAA, whole genome shotgun sequence genome contains:
- the LOC135631335 gene encoding GDSL esterase/lipase At1g71250-like, coding for MATQIEDFEQVAANLTERLGKKSAAVFLDKSLFYLSVGSNDVFTLYSLLNPGNSTQKDEAVVPVISKFKHQLETATKAILEEISMSLKGFEHSFADSYEMVTKIFYHPQEFGFTELKAACCGGGRLNAESDCLRNSTYCSNRDQYAFWDLSHPSQALSKTIAQLSLYGPPLFANPVNIHHLVKS